One segment of Niveibacterium microcysteis DNA contains the following:
- a CDS encoding methyl-accepting chemotaxis protein — MLDALKLKTKILVMLGSACAAVFLLLIASAMEQRSTMIEGRKATIRAVVESAHHVLAFYAAKEAEGMPREAAQKAALEAIALIRYGGDDHKTEYLYVYQMDGVNVYHVRKELIGTNVAQTLRDGRGRYPVQDLIDALSGRADAFVDSMFPRKAGAEPVPKLQYVMRFDGWNWFVGTGAWMDDVERQMRDELIAGVALFVAVLCVVGGIGWAVSRSVLRQIGGEPASAIQVMARAAQGDLTASVGKAASGSVLASFDVARTAIREVLAQIRGESARMRDGASNIAAVSGEVAELAQQQVDATSSMAAAVEEMTVSIGHISDSAHDTQTYSAEAARLAQEGQNQVERAREGIQALSGTVANAATRIEVLAQRAGQIGGIASVIKDIAGQTNLLALNAAIEAARAGEQGRGFAVVADEVRKLAERTAAATVEIETMIQSIQSETGAVTDVMQAAMPQADEGVRLASGAAEVLRAIRDGATHTLERIRDVADATREQSEASTSIAQRVEEIARMIEQTNGRMQDTAGTARMLSAIADALDAQVAYFKT; from the coding sequence ATGCTCGACGCACTTAAACTCAAGACAAAGATCCTCGTCATGCTCGGCAGCGCCTGTGCTGCCGTATTCCTGCTCTTGATCGCCTCGGCGATGGAGCAGCGCAGCACCATGATCGAGGGCCGTAAGGCGACGATTCGCGCCGTCGTGGAATCCGCCCACCATGTATTGGCGTTCTACGCGGCCAAGGAAGCGGAAGGTATGCCGCGAGAGGCTGCGCAAAAGGCGGCGCTGGAAGCGATTGCACTGATCCGCTACGGCGGCGATGACCACAAGACCGAGTACCTCTACGTCTATCAGATGGACGGGGTGAACGTCTATCACGTTCGCAAGGAGTTGATCGGTACAAACGTGGCGCAAACGCTGCGCGATGGTCGCGGGCGCTACCCTGTCCAGGACTTGATTGATGCCCTCAGTGGTCGCGCGGATGCATTCGTCGACTCGATGTTCCCCCGCAAGGCAGGGGCTGAGCCTGTTCCGAAGCTGCAGTACGTGATGCGGTTTGATGGCTGGAACTGGTTCGTCGGAACCGGCGCATGGATGGACGATGTCGAACGGCAGATGCGCGACGAGTTGATTGCCGGCGTCGCGTTGTTCGTCGCTGTCTTATGTGTGGTTGGCGGTATCGGATGGGCGGTCTCACGCAGTGTGCTGCGTCAGATTGGCGGCGAACCGGCGAGTGCCATCCAGGTCATGGCGCGAGCCGCTCAAGGTGATCTCACTGCAAGTGTCGGCAAAGCGGCGAGCGGGAGTGTCCTTGCTTCCTTTGATGTGGCGCGTACCGCGATCCGCGAGGTGCTGGCGCAGATTCGCGGCGAGTCCGCACGTATGCGCGACGGCGCGTCGAACATCGCGGCGGTGTCGGGCGAGGTTGCGGAACTGGCGCAACAGCAGGTGGACGCCACGTCCAGCATGGCCGCCGCAGTCGAAGAGATGACGGTGAGCATCGGGCATATCTCGGATTCGGCTCATGACACGCAGACCTACTCGGCGGAGGCTGCGCGGCTGGCACAGGAAGGCCAGAACCAGGTGGAGCGCGCACGCGAAGGCATCCAGGCGCTATCCGGCACGGTGGCGAACGCGGCGACGCGGATCGAAGTGCTCGCACAACGTGCCGGCCAAATCGGCGGAATCGCGTCGGTGATCAAGGACATTGCAGGGCAGACCAATCTCCTCGCGCTTAACGCAGCGATCGAAGCCGCGCGTGCCGGGGAACAGGGGCGCGGTTTCGCCGTGGTTGCGGATGAGGTGCGCAAGCTCGCCGAACGTACCGCTGCGGCGACCGTTGAAATCGAGACGATGATCCAGTCGATCCAGAGCGAAACCGGTGCGGTGACCGATGTCATGCAGGCCGCGATGCCACAGGCCGACGAAGGCGTGCGGCTGGCGAGTGGTGCCGCTGAGGTGCTGCGTGCGATTCGCGACGGCGCGACCCACACGCTTGAGCGCATCCGTGACGTCGCCGACGCGACCCGTGAGCAGAGCGAGGCCTCGACCAGCATTGCTCAGCGGGTTGAAGAGATTGCGCGGATGATCGAGCAGACCAACGGCCGCATGCAGGACACCGCGGGCACCGCACGGATGCTGTCGGCCATTGCCGACGCGCTGGATGCGCAAGTGGCCTACTTCAAGACCTGA
- a CDS encoding C1 family peptidase, giving the protein MPERTLKLGSRLILLDARPDRLDLRDLPYRPPVTSLPQRWPDDAAVAKLLPAYRKAGLVLDQKKDGACTGFGLAAVVNFLRWRASGFTLNASQRVSPWMFYQLARVYDEWPGERYEGSSARGALKGWHRHGVCLETLWGARGRRPNSKWAEDAVTRPLGVYYRVDRQSVVDLQAAISQAGAVYVAANVHAGWHLKPRKGSARVSHASLPAITRQPGMGGHAFALVGYNENGFVVQNSWGEDWGAGGFALLPYEDWADNGLDAWVAGLGVPLAIGGANGGRGTPAKSRQFFVASRSGGSGLLSSSNDAQATAANTWSEEAAYWHTLVTGNDGTVLRRLPQVADGADNARFVAYEQPLARFKAQAKGSPRRLVVYAHGGLNSEADSIKRIRSLGPAFDDNGLHPLFVTWKSGWAEVIGQMLADGFRKNFPGEDEPARGLGDRIVDATDRALEALCRQLLVRAMWSEMKENVARAEYDGQGLDALATQIAALAKDAGKGFELHLVGHSAGSFVCGRLLSELAKHSVSAASCTLYAPACDLDFALTHYKAAIDSGQLPAARFDIHALSDRRELDDSVGPYRKSLLYLVSRALERWHKTPLLGMASAFDPACNSGEYWHRDALGSVTAWQAFWWGTTAPSGFADDPAKLADGRLHLLDAAQVSNGARQIATAHGCFDNSVDIVRATIERMTGSPATAPFGPLTG; this is encoded by the coding sequence ATGCCCGAACGCACGCTCAAACTTGGCAGTCGCCTGATCCTGCTGGATGCGCGGCCTGATCGGCTCGATCTGCGCGACCTGCCCTACCGCCCGCCGGTGACAAGCTTGCCGCAGCGCTGGCCGGATGACGCGGCGGTAGCGAAGCTCTTGCCGGCGTATCGCAAGGCCGGGCTGGTGCTGGATCAGAAGAAGGATGGCGCCTGCACCGGCTTTGGCCTGGCGGCGGTGGTGAACTTCCTGCGCTGGCGTGCCAGCGGCTTTACCCTGAACGCCTCGCAGCGCGTGAGCCCCTGGATGTTCTACCAACTCGCCCGCGTCTACGATGAGTGGCCGGGCGAGCGCTACGAAGGGTCGTCGGCACGCGGCGCGCTGAAGGGTTGGCACCGTCACGGGGTGTGCCTCGAGACGCTGTGGGGCGCACGCGGGCGACGGCCGAATTCGAAATGGGCCGAGGATGCGGTCACGCGGCCGCTCGGTGTGTACTACCGGGTCGATCGGCAGTCAGTGGTCGACCTGCAAGCAGCTATCTCGCAGGCAGGTGCAGTGTATGTCGCGGCGAACGTCCATGCCGGCTGGCATCTCAAACCACGCAAGGGCAGCGCCCGTGTGTCACATGCCAGCCTGCCGGCGATCACACGCCAGCCGGGTATGGGCGGCCATGCCTTCGCATTGGTCGGCTACAACGAGAACGGCTTCGTCGTGCAGAACTCCTGGGGTGAGGATTGGGGCGCCGGCGGTTTCGCACTGCTGCCCTACGAGGACTGGGCCGACAACGGGCTCGATGCATGGGTCGCCGGGCTGGGCGTGCCCCTGGCGATCGGCGGCGCCAATGGCGGGCGCGGCACACCGGCGAAAAGCCGCCAGTTCTTCGTGGCTTCACGCAGCGGTGGAAGCGGCTTGCTGTCGTCGTCGAACGATGCACAGGCCACTGCCGCAAACACGTGGAGTGAAGAGGCCGCTTACTGGCACACCCTGGTCACCGGCAACGATGGCACCGTGCTGCGCCGGCTGCCGCAGGTTGCGGACGGTGCCGACAACGCACGCTTCGTCGCCTACGAACAACCGCTCGCACGCTTCAAGGCGCAGGCCAAGGGCAGCCCGCGGCGGCTGGTGGTGTACGCGCATGGCGGGCTCAACAGTGAAGCCGATTCGATCAAGCGCATCCGCAGTCTTGGCCCCGCCTTCGATGACAACGGCCTGCATCCGCTTTTCGTAACCTGGAAGAGTGGTTGGGCGGAGGTGATCGGCCAGATGCTGGCGGACGGCTTCCGCAAGAACTTCCCCGGCGAGGATGAACCCGCACGCGGTCTTGGCGACCGCATTGTCGACGCAACGGACCGGGCACTGGAGGCCTTGTGTCGCCAGCTGCTGGTGCGCGCGATGTGGAGCGAGATGAAGGAAAACGTCGCCCGAGCCGAGTACGACGGCCAAGGCCTCGACGCGCTGGCTACTCAGATCGCCGCGCTGGCGAAGGATGCCGGCAAGGGTTTCGAACTCCACCTGGTCGGCCACTCGGCAGGGTCTTTCGTCTGCGGTCGATTGCTGAGCGAACTGGCCAAGCATTCGGTCAGTGCAGCAAGCTGCACGCTCTACGCGCCCGCTTGCGATCTGGATTTCGCACTGACGCACTACAAGGCGGCGATCGACAGCGGCCAGCTACCGGCGGCGCGTTTTGATATCCATGCTTTGTCCGATCGGCGCGAACTGGACGACAGCGTCGGCCCGTATCGCAAATCGCTGCTCTACCTGGTGAGCCGCGCGCTGGAGCGCTGGCACAAGACGCCGCTGCTGGGCATGGCGAGCGCCTTCGACCCTGCCTGCAACAGCGGCGAGTACTGGCATCGCGATGCGCTCGGGAGCGTCACTGCGTGGCAGGCGTTCTGGTGGGGCACAACCGCACCAAGCGGGTTCGCCGACGACCCTGCGAAGTTGGCAGACGGGCGCCTGCATCTGCTCGATGCTGCGCAGGTCAGCAATGGTGCGCGCCAGATCGCCACTGCGCACGGTTGCTTCGACAACAGCGTCGACATCGTGCGCGCCACGATAGAGCGCATGACGGGCAGCCCCGCCACCGCGCCGTTCGGGCCGCTCACGGGCTAA
- a CDS encoding TerB family tellurite resistance protein, whose translation MRHYPSDSPEAKARVVALALLADGAIDLNEIEALERHEVVSRLGLDHPRFDRVVREFCEDMLVSANRGESGQIELDEDTIDALLADIQDPLTRKRMLRAVLDIVNADGRLADGEAVLVNQAMKAWNLDLYDVANGARLRRSERRPLGMPSADC comes from the coding sequence ATGCGCCACTACCCCTCTGATAGCCCCGAAGCAAAGGCCCGCGTTGTCGCCCTTGCACTGCTGGCCGACGGCGCGATCGATCTCAACGAGATCGAGGCGCTCGAGCGTCATGAAGTCGTTTCGCGCCTCGGTCTGGATCACCCTCGCTTCGATCGCGTGGTGCGCGAGTTCTGCGAGGACATGCTGGTCTCCGCAAACCGTGGCGAGTCGGGTCAGATCGAGCTGGACGAAGACACGATCGACGCGCTGCTCGCGGATATCCAGGACCCGCTGACGCGTAAGCGCATGCTGCGTGCGGTACTCGACATCGTGAATGCCGACGGGCGGCTTGCCGACGGCGAGGCGGTACTGGTGAACCAGGCGATGAAGGCCTGGAATCTCGATCTGTACGACGTGGCGAACGGCGCGCGCCTGCGGCGAAGTGAGCGCAGGCCGCTGGGTATGCCGAGCGCGGACTGCTGA
- a CDS encoding LysR family transcriptional regulator — MPRRRITFRQLETFAAVARLQSFTRAADALHLTQPAVSIQIRQIADAIGLPLFEQHGREVLLTSAGEELLETVRSLDDVWNRFESAIDDIKGLRRGKLRVALVTTAKYFLPRMLGAFCKRYPEIDIELEIASRDKIIERLRGNQDDLYVMSHPPADIDIVSYPFLDNEYVVIAPLNHHAVGQSVTLRDLADEPFLLRETGSGSRLAVDQHLRETGIALKVRLSLASNEAIRELVASGMGLAILSRHALGGQPAEAGIAVLDVTDFVLKRPWTVVHLRSKLLSLPAQAFLDALLHTGLA, encoded by the coding sequence ATGCCGCGCCGCCGCATTACCTTCCGCCAGCTCGAAACGTTTGCCGCCGTCGCCCGCCTGCAGAGCTTCACGCGTGCAGCCGATGCGCTGCACCTGACGCAACCGGCCGTATCGATCCAGATCCGCCAGATCGCGGATGCGATCGGCCTGCCGCTGTTCGAACAGCACGGGCGCGAAGTGCTGCTGACCAGCGCCGGTGAAGAGCTGTTGGAGACGGTGCGCAGCCTGGACGATGTATGGAACCGGTTTGAATCGGCCATCGACGACATCAAGGGCCTGCGGCGCGGCAAACTGCGGGTGGCCCTGGTCACCACGGCCAAGTACTTTCTGCCACGGATGCTCGGCGCGTTCTGCAAGCGCTACCCGGAGATCGACATCGAGCTCGAGATCGCCAGCCGCGACAAGATTATCGAGCGCCTGCGCGGCAACCAGGATGACCTTTACGTGATGTCGCATCCGCCGGCCGATATCGATATCGTCAGCTACCCGTTCCTCGATAACGAATACGTCGTGATCGCGCCACTCAATCACCATGCCGTTGGCCAAAGCGTGACGCTGCGGGATCTGGCGGACGAGCCTTTCCTGCTGCGCGAAACCGGCTCGGGCTCCAGACTCGCGGTGGACCAGCATCTGCGGGAGACCGGCATCGCGCTCAAGGTGCGGCTATCGCTGGCCAGCAACGAGGCAATCCGCGAACTGGTCGCCAGTGGCATGGGCCTGGCGATCCTGTCGCGCCACGCGCTCGGCGGGCAACCTGCCGAGGCCGGGATTGCGGTACTCGACGTTACGGACTTTGTGCTCAAGCGACCATGGACGGTGGTCCACCTTCGCAGCAAACTCCTGTCTTTGCCGGCGCAGGCCTTTCTCGACGCACTGCTGCATACCGGGCTCGCCTAA
- a CDS encoding threonine aldolase family protein, producing the protein MSSAPPNFTDVLSGAGPRRPMREVLRELADSLDDSAYLDNYGEGEYLAAFEAEVAHMFGKEAAVFLPSGTLAQLIALRVWCGRRGNFSVAMHPSAHPEFAEHGGYHFLHGMQRLQFGAPEFAAERMPTAKDFEALGQTPGCALLELPCRPLGGQLPPWDDLVATRDWAKARGVPLHLDGARIWSCRPFYGKTYAEIAALFDSVYVSFYKDLGGLSGAMLLGSADFIREARVWQVRHGGRLRTQGPFVAAARTGLQRTLPHIDQWVARAQAAAEILSRFDAITVNPTVPQVNFFQLYIRGDAAALTERHHALAKETGIFLFHALSPTVVPGLARTEIHCWAPAMDFDLERLAPFVERLLAAD; encoded by the coding sequence ATGTCTTCCGCGCCCCCCAACTTCACCGACGTCCTCTCTGGCGCAGGCCCACGGCGGCCGATGCGCGAGGTGTTGCGCGAACTCGCCGATTCACTCGATGACAGCGCCTACCTCGACAACTACGGCGAGGGCGAATACCTCGCCGCTTTCGAGGCGGAAGTCGCCCATATGTTCGGTAAGGAGGCGGCCGTCTTCCTGCCCTCCGGCACGCTGGCGCAATTGATCGCACTACGGGTGTGGTGCGGGCGGCGCGGCAACTTCAGCGTTGCGATGCACCCGAGCGCGCATCCGGAGTTCGCCGAGCATGGCGGCTATCACTTCCTGCACGGCATGCAGCGCTTGCAGTTCGGCGCGCCGGAGTTCGCTGCCGAGCGCATGCCCACCGCCAAGGATTTCGAAGCCCTCGGCCAGACGCCGGGGTGTGCCTTGCTGGAACTGCCCTGCCGGCCGCTCGGGGGTCAGCTGCCGCCGTGGGACGACCTCGTCGCCACCCGCGACTGGGCGAAGGCGCGCGGGGTGCCGCTGCATCTGGATGGCGCACGGATCTGGTCCTGCCGCCCGTTCTACGGCAAGACCTACGCCGAGATCGCGGCGCTGTTCGACAGCGTCTACGTCTCCTTCTACAAGGACCTCGGCGGCCTCAGCGGCGCGATGCTGCTGGGCAGCGCGGATTTCATCCGCGAGGCGCGGGTGTGGCAGGTACGACACGGCGGTCGGCTGCGCACGCAGGGGCCATTCGTGGCGGCGGCGCGCACCGGCCTACAGCGGACGCTGCCGCACATCGACCAGTGGGTGGCCCGCGCGCAAGCGGCGGCGGAGATCCTCTCGCGCTTCGATGCAATCACGGTCAACCCGACCGTGCCGCAGGTGAACTTCTTCCAGCTCTATATCCGTGGCGACGCCGCCGCACTCACCGAGCGACACCACGCGCTGGCGAAGGAAACCGGCATCTTCCTGTTTCACGCGCTATCGCCCACCGTGGTGCCCGGCCTCGCCCGCACCGAGATCCACTGCTGGGCGCCGGCGATGGACTTCGACCTCGAGCGGCTCGCGCCCTTTGTCGAACGCCTGTTGGCGGCGGATTGA
- the rlmF gene encoding 23S rRNA (adenine(1618)-N(6))-methyltransferase RlmF has product MRHTPTPFTPLPPSKSGLHPRNRQRGRYDFAQLIGCSPDLARFVARNAYGDDSIDFADPAAVRALNRALLKLNYGIAGWDLPPQYLCPPIPGRADYLHYLADLLAERHGGEIPTGGAVRVLDVGVGANCIYPLIGHGEYGWHFVGFDIDRDALACAQAALDANPRFGQAIELRLQPTARAIFRGMIGERERFHLTLCNPPFHASLAEARAGSERKWRNLGKADPQGAAPRLNFGGHGAELHCPGGEEGFIRRMIAESADYSEQCLWFSSLVSKATTIPVAQRALRAVGAREHRVIEMAQGQKRSRILAWTYFDEDERRA; this is encoded by the coding sequence ATGCGCCACACGCCAACCCCTTTCACGCCCCTGCCGCCCAGCAAGAGCGGCCTGCACCCGCGCAACCGCCAGCGCGGCCGCTACGACTTTGCGCAGCTGATCGGGTGTAGCCCGGATCTAGCCCGCTTCGTGGCCCGCAACGCGTATGGCGACGATTCGATCGACTTCGCTGATCCGGCTGCAGTGCGTGCGCTCAACCGGGCGCTGCTTAAGCTCAACTACGGCATCGCCGGCTGGGATCTGCCGCCGCAATACCTGTGCCCGCCAATTCCCGGCCGTGCCGATTACCTGCACTACCTCGCAGACCTGCTGGCAGAGCGTCATGGTGGCGAGATTCCCACGGGCGGCGCGGTGCGGGTGCTCGATGTCGGCGTCGGTGCGAACTGTATCTACCCGCTGATCGGGCATGGCGAATACGGCTGGCACTTTGTCGGCTTCGATATCGACCGTGATGCGCTGGCTTGCGCGCAGGCCGCGCTGGACGCAAACCCGCGCTTCGGCCAGGCGATTGAGCTGCGCCTTCAACCGACCGCGCGCGCGATCTTCCGCGGCATGATCGGCGAGCGCGAACGCTTCCACCTGACGCTCTGCAACCCGCCTTTCCATGCCTCGCTGGCCGAAGCGCGTGCGGGCAGCGAACGCAAGTGGCGCAACCTTGGCAAGGCCGATCCGCAGGGCGCAGCGCCACGACTCAACTTCGGCGGGCACGGTGCGGAATTGCACTGCCCCGGCGGCGAAGAAGGCTTCATCCGCCGCATGATCGCGGAGAGCGCTGATTACAGCGAACAGTGCCTTTGGTTCAGCTCGCTCGTCTCGAAGGCGACGACCATCCCGGTGGCGCAACGGGCGCTGCGCGCGGTCGGTGCGCGCGAGCACCGCGTGATCGAGATGGCGCAAGGGCAGAAGCGCAGCCGCATCCTCGCCTGGACTTACTTCGACGAGGACGAGCGGCGCGCCTGA
- a CDS encoding glycoside hydrolase family 31 protein — protein MTGNPPLDAVTLRPHGPHAALYRYGSVLADLSASGTTQRIELVEAGDTRTHAAAVLAVPEGGSWRLHLPAGATLSIEIPAHAHWYGQGSFVRQVFPLDRMSLAPSPLMSWDNGPAGHGCIQEALWLTSSGIAVQSEVLSEALHAGINPMGDAAAGDAGRGWVSVFEADGVRPTLSADPTARRLVLHATQPTSLRLICAGDLPGAYREALGVFGHPKAIPAEPLLAAPIWTTWAKYKADINAERVLEFAHAIRAHAYPGATLEIDDRWQAAYGATEFDPQRFPDAAGLVATLQELGFATTLWITPFLADGAANTAEAQALGHVVRHADGSPYRVRWWQGEACLLDLTSPAARDWWAAKLKALQVATGIAGYKFDAGEANFLPADAVTHTPIERSEYSRLWADFAAEHFPYGEARCGWRGQRNAILYRQWDKFSTWGEDNGLASVVTQALALGLVGYPFVLPDMVGGNAYGNTVSPELMIRWTQACAPMLAIQFSIPPWELGEAVDAICRRYADLHVALAPRRLAAARQATVDGTPPIRPMIWTAPDRAEAAAIADQYLLGDDLLVAPVLVEGQTARDIWLPPGRWRDYWSEAEFAGGWLRAYPAPLEVLPMFLRLA, from the coding sequence ATGACAGGCAACCCGCCGCTTGACGCCGTGACACTGCGGCCCCACGGCCCGCATGCAGCGCTATACCGCTACGGCAGCGTGCTGGCGGACTTGTCGGCCAGCGGCACGACCCAGCGTATCGAACTGGTCGAGGCCGGCGACACGCGCACTCATGCCGCTGCCGTGCTGGCCGTGCCCGAAGGCGGATCCTGGCGACTCCACTTGCCGGCCGGCGCGACACTGAGCATCGAGATCCCTGCCCACGCCCACTGGTACGGGCAAGGCAGCTTCGTCCGCCAGGTGTTTCCGCTCGACCGCATGAGCTTGGCGCCGTCGCCCTTGATGAGCTGGGACAACGGCCCGGCCGGACACGGCTGCATCCAGGAAGCGCTGTGGCTGACGTCGAGCGGCATCGCAGTGCAGTCCGAAGTGCTCAGCGAGGCGTTGCACGCCGGCATCAACCCGATGGGCGATGCTGCTGCGGGCGATGCCGGGCGCGGCTGGGTGTCCGTGTTCGAGGCCGACGGTGTGCGACCGACGCTCAGCGCCGATCCGACCGCGCGCCGGCTTGTGTTGCACGCTACGCAGCCGACAAGCCTGCGCCTGATCTGCGCGGGCGACCTGCCCGGCGCCTATCGCGAGGCGCTCGGTGTGTTTGGTCACCCCAAGGCGATCCCGGCCGAACCCTTGCTCGCTGCGCCGATCTGGACCACCTGGGCGAAGTACAAGGCCGATATCAACGCCGAGCGGGTGCTCGAATTCGCGCATGCGATCCGCGCTCACGCCTACCCCGGCGCGACGCTGGAAATCGACGACCGCTGGCAGGCCGCCTACGGCGCCACTGAGTTCGATCCGCAACGCTTTCCCGACGCCGCCGGGTTGGTCGCCACGTTGCAAGAGCTGGGCTTTGCCACGACGCTGTGGATCACGCCCTTCCTTGCCGACGGCGCCGCGAACACCGCCGAGGCGCAAGCGCTGGGCCACGTGGTACGCCATGCAGACGGATCGCCGTACCGGGTGCGCTGGTGGCAGGGCGAAGCCTGCCTGCTCGATCTGACGAGCCCTGCCGCACGAGACTGGTGGGCGGCGAAGCTCAAGGCGCTGCAGGTCGCCACTGGCATCGCGGGCTACAAGTTCGACGCCGGCGAAGCCAACTTCCTGCCCGCCGATGCAGTCACACACACACCGATCGAGCGCAGCGAATACAGCCGGCTGTGGGCGGATTTCGCCGCGGAGCACTTCCCCTACGGCGAAGCCCGCTGCGGCTGGCGCGGGCAGCGCAACGCGATCCTCTACCGCCAGTGGGACAAGTTCAGCACCTGGGGTGAGGACAACGGCCTGGCGTCCGTCGTCACGCAGGCACTTGCACTGGGTCTGGTCGGCTACCCCTTCGTATTGCCCGACATGGTCGGCGGCAATGCCTACGGCAACACCGTGTCGCCCGAGCTGATGATCCGCTGGACCCAGGCCTGCGCACCGATGCTCGCAATCCAGTTCTCGATCCCGCCCTGGGAATTGGGCGAGGCCGTCGACGCAATCTGCCGGCGCTATGCCGACCTGCATGTCGCGCTCGCCCCGCGGCGGCTCGCCGCTGCACGGCAGGCGACTGTGGATGGCACGCCACCGATCCGGCCGATGATCTGGACTGCGCCGGATCGCGCCGAAGCCGCCGCGATTGCCGACCAGTACCTGCTCGGCGACGACCTGCTCGTCGCGCCGGTGCTGGTCGAGGGCCAGACCGCGCGCGACATCTGGCTGCCGCCGGGCCGCTGGCGCGACTATTGGAGCGAAGCCGAGTTCGCCGGCGGCTGGCTGCGCGCCTACCCCGCGCCACTCGAGGTGTTGCCGATGTTCCTGAGGCTTGCGTGA
- a CDS encoding c-type cytochrome, giving the protein MSSFRLSSSVLLVLMLAGVAGCDRVDPNSPVAQRRKVFKEMTKAREHLLAYVKEKQDYDADAAIRDAEALQRLSRQPWPLFPEMKQASEVGRAKDAVWQQPEAFHQLAKQVQDDADALLEASRKRSLDAIKPAASRLEQTCTRCHDQFRQS; this is encoded by the coding sequence ATGTCTTCGTTTCGCCTGTCGTCCTCAGTTCTTCTTGTTTTGATGCTGGCCGGCGTCGCTGGCTGTGACCGCGTCGATCCCAATTCTCCCGTGGCGCAGCGGCGCAAGGTCTTCAAGGAGATGACCAAGGCGCGCGAACATCTGCTCGCCTATGTGAAAGAGAAGCAGGACTACGACGCCGATGCGGCGATACGCGATGCCGAAGCGCTGCAGCGCCTCTCACGCCAACCCTGGCCGCTGTTCCCGGAGATGAAGCAGGCGAGCGAGGTCGGGCGCGCGAAGGACGCCGTGTGGCAACAGCCCGAGGCCTTCCATCAACTGGCCAAGCAGGTTCAGGATGATGCCGATGCATTGCTTGAGGCGTCGCGCAAGCGCTCACTCGACGCCATCAAACCGGCGGCGAGCCGGCTTGAGCAAACATGCACCCGCTGCCACGATCAGTTCCGTCAGTCCTGA